Proteins from one Listeria weihenstephanensis genomic window:
- a CDS encoding o-succinylbenzoate--CoA ligase yields MELTNWLAKRVRLSPGKTALVFQDKQETFSEIYDAVREVAGKLASFGVRDGMYVALLGKNDRDTFLMIHALAQLGARTVFLNNRLTATEILFQIEDARVERCFYADDFVDKVTANLAVSFTCVKEAPVLDAPLVSNFAMDTVASVMYTSGTTGKPKGVMQTFGNHWWSATGSMLNLGLVAGDSWLCAVPIFHISGLSILMRSVIYGIPVYLEERFDVERVDKLLRSGEVTMISVVSTMAQRLLDVFQAPYHANFRCMLLGGGPASKSMFEACFERGIPLVQSFGMTETASQIVTLPPEEALLKIGSAGKALFPAEVKIGEHDEILLKGPSIMAGYLHNEEATTKAFDVDGWFQTGDIGYIDDDGFLFVLERRSDLIISGGENIYPTEIEHVLLEHPNVREVAVVASPDVEWGEIPVAFIVANGVVDLAQLYEFCQKRLAKFKIPRQFYFLETLPKTASQKIQRHRLKERL; encoded by the coding sequence ATGGAACTAACGAATTGGTTAGCAAAACGAGTGCGGCTTTCTCCTGGGAAGACCGCGCTCGTTTTTCAGGATAAGCAGGAAACTTTTTCAGAGATTTATGATGCTGTGCGGGAAGTGGCTGGGAAATTGGCTTCGTTCGGTGTTCGGGACGGGATGTATGTGGCGCTTCTTGGTAAGAATGATCGGGATACGTTTTTGATGATTCATGCGCTAGCTCAACTGGGGGCGCGGACGGTATTTTTGAACAATCGGTTGACAGCGACGGAGATCTTGTTTCAAATAGAGGATGCACGGGTGGAGCGGTGCTTTTATGCGGATGATTTTGTGGATAAAGTGACAGCGAATTTGGCCGTTTCGTTTACGTGTGTGAAGGAAGCACCTGTTTTGGATGCTCCGCTTGTCTCTAATTTTGCGATGGATACTGTGGCGTCGGTGATGTACACGTCTGGCACAACTGGGAAACCTAAAGGTGTGATGCAGACGTTTGGGAATCATTGGTGGAGCGCGACTGGATCAATGCTGAATCTCGGTTTAGTGGCGGGAGATAGCTGGCTGTGCGCAGTGCCGATTTTTCATATTAGCGGACTCTCGATTTTGATGCGTTCGGTGATTTACGGTATTCCGGTTTATTTGGAGGAGAGGTTCGATGTAGAGCGCGTGGATAAACTTTTGCGGAGTGGTGAGGTAACGATGATTTCCGTGGTGAGTACGATGGCGCAACGCTTGTTGGATGTTTTTCAGGCCCCTTATCACGCAAACTTCCGCTGTATGTTACTTGGAGGTGGACCGGCGAGTAAATCGATGTTTGAGGCGTGTTTTGAACGAGGGATTCCACTTGTGCAGTCGTTTGGCATGACAGAAACGGCCTCGCAAATCGTGACTTTACCGCCAGAAGAAGCGCTTTTGAAAATTGGCTCGGCAGGCAAGGCATTATTCCCAGCTGAGGTTAAAATCGGCGAACACGATGAAATTTTGCTAAAAGGACCTTCGATTATGGCGGGCTATTTGCACAATGAAGAGGCAACAACAAAAGCATTTGACGTGGATGGTTGGTTTCAAACGGGAGATATTGGTTATATCGATGATGATGGATTCTTGTTCGTACTAGAAAGACGTTCGGATTTGATCATATCTGGCGGTGAAAATATATATCCGACGGAAATCGAACATGTATTGCTGGAACATCCAAATGTGAGGGAAGTGGCTGTAGTCGCTTCGCCAGACGTGGAATGGGGAGAAATACCGGTTGCGTTTATTGTAGCGAACGGCGTTGTGGATTTGGCGCAACTTTATGAATTCTGTCAAAAACGACTCGCGAAGTTCAAGATACCACGCCAGTTTTATTTTTTAGAAACGTTGCCAAAAACAGCGTCACAGAAAATTCAGCGGCATCGCTTGAAGGAACGATTATAA
- the menB gene encoding 1,4-dihydroxy-2-naphthoyl-CoA synthase codes for MGFEWKKEKDYTEIKYETYEGIAKITIDRPQVHNAFTPKTVMEMIDAFTIAREDASVGVIILTGEGDKAFCSGGDQKVRGNGGYVGDDNIPRLNVLDLQRLIRVIPKPVIAMVAGWSIGGGNVLQLVCDLTIAADNAKFGQTGPNVGSFDAGYGSGYLARVIGHKKAKEVWFMCRQYTAAEALEMGWINTVVPLADLETETVAWAKEMLKKSPTALRFIKAAFNADTDGLAGLQQLAGDATLLYYTTDEAKEGRDAFKEKRDPDFDQFPKFP; via the coding sequence ATGGGTTTTGAATGGAAGAAAGAGAAGGATTATACGGAAATTAAGTACGAAACATACGAAGGAATCGCGAAAATTACGATCGATCGCCCGCAAGTGCACAATGCGTTTACGCCAAAAACGGTGATGGAAATGATTGATGCGTTTACGATTGCGCGTGAGGATGCGAGTGTTGGCGTGATTATTTTAACTGGAGAAGGCGACAAAGCGTTTTGTTCGGGTGGGGATCAGAAGGTTCGTGGAAACGGTGGTTATGTCGGTGATGATAATATTCCACGTTTGAACGTGCTTGATTTACAGCGTTTGATTCGTGTGATTCCAAAACCAGTGATTGCGATGGTTGCTGGTTGGTCGATCGGTGGCGGAAACGTGTTGCAACTCGTGTGTGATTTGACGATTGCGGCGGATAATGCGAAATTTGGTCAAACTGGGCCGAATGTTGGTAGTTTTGATGCGGGTTATGGCTCTGGCTATTTGGCGCGCGTGATTGGTCATAAGAAAGCGAAGGAAGTTTGGTTCATGTGTCGTCAATATACGGCTGCTGAGGCGCTTGAAATGGGCTGGATTAACACGGTTGTTCCGCTTGCAGACTTAGAGACGGAGACGGTTGCTTGGGCGAAGGAAATGTTGAAGAAAAGTCCGACGGCGCTTCGTTTTATCAAGGCAGCATTCAACGCGGACACGGATGGTTTGGCGGGTCTTCAGCAATTGGCTGGCGACGCGACGCTTCTTTATTACACAACGGATGAGGCGAAAGAGGGACGGGATGCGTTTAAAGAGAAACGTGATCCGGACTTCGATCAATTTCCAAAATTCCCTTGA